The DNA region GACCATGCCATATATTTTTTCTTTTCCCCAGCTGGGAATCCATTGAACCTCATCAATAGCTCTTAGTGATTGTTCCCTAAATTTATCAACAGAAACAAACCACTGTTCTGTGGCTCGAAACAGAATTGGATTCTTACATCGCCAGCAATGGGGATAAGAATGCTTTATTTTTCCTGCTCCTAATAGATATCCCTTCTCTCGTAAGGCTGTAATTATTTTTTTATTTCCTTCTCGATAATCAAGCCCATTAAAAGGTCCGGCATTTTCGTTAAGCCTACCCTTGCTATCCAATACTGAAATCACAGGAAGCTCATATTTTATACCAATCTCATAGTCTTCCTGTCCGTGTCCGGGTGCTGTGTGTACACATCCAGTACCTTCCTCCAAGTTAACATGCTTTCCCAATATAATAACAGAGTCTCTTTCCAGTAATGGATGTCTACATTTAATACCTTCAAAAATACTACCAGGTTGCTCACTTAAAATCTTATAGTTAGTTAAGCCTATTTCTTTCATTACTTTTTCTATCAAACCAGTAGCAAGAATCAAATAACCATGTTCTGTCTTTACCAAACTATATTTTAAATCAGGATTAAAGGTAATAGCAAAGTTACCTGGGATAGTCCATGGTGTAGTAGTCCAGATTACCACATAAGTTTCTCCTTTTTTTGCTTCTGGAAATATTGAGCTTAAATCATCTATAACTTCAAATTTAACATAAATAGAATCACTTACTTCATCGCTATACTCAATTTCAGCGGCAGCTAGGGCGGTTTCACAGGAAGAACACCAGTAGACTGCTTTTAATCCTTTGTAAATATAACCACGTTCATACATTTTTCCAAATACATCAATCTGGATAGCCTCATACTCGGGTAAAAAGGTCAAGTAAGGATTTTCCCAATCAGCAATGACTCCTAATCTCTTAAATTCTTCCCTTTGAATATTGATATACTTTTTGGCATACTCCTGACATTTTCCTCTTAATGCCACCGGATCGATGTCGTTTATTGTTACCTTGAGATCCTGACTTACTTTATGCTCAATAGGCATACCATGTGTATCCCAACCTGGAACATAATAGGCATTAAATCCTCTCATCCATTTAAATTTAGGTATAATGTCTTTCAGTATCTTATTATAAGCAGTCCCTATATGAATATTCCCATTGGCATAAGGTGGTCCATCATGTAAGATAAATTTTCTCCTATCACGATACTTGACTAACAATTTTTTATTTAGCTCTATATCTTGCCAAAATTTAAGCATTTTTGGCTCTTCTTTTGGTAAATTAGCTTTCATTGAAAAATCAGTTTTTGGTAAATTAAGTGTTGTTTTAAAATCCATAAATAACTCCCTTTTCCTCATAAGATTAGAAATTAATTTAATTTCATAATATAATTTTAAAAAAATTCATCATATATTTATCATTTTAGATACTAATCTTCAGATATAAAATAAAAACCCCTTGCCGGTAAAGGGCAAGAGGTTAATACTTCCTGCGGTACCACCTTAATTTTTACCTATAGTTTCATGAATAACCGTAAAGACCTATAATCAAAAAAATTAAATTAAAGATTAAACTGATGTAAATGAAACTATAATACTTTCTAGGAAGAATGCTAAGCATTCATCCATCACTTGCTTTAACGGTGCAACCGTCTTGACTTATTATTATCCTTTCAGTCAAAATTTGAGAGGTGATTTTGGGTATTTTTATAACCTACTCTTCCTCAATTTCATTGTTTGCTAAAACAAAGATCACAAAGATTTTACCATTATCCCTTAATTATTATATTTTTGAATTTATAATTAATTTTTATATAATTAAAATATTGTTAATAATTATAATAATTATTTACTAAAAGGTTAATATTTTATGGGCATCCTTTTTTATCTAATCAATATTCTTATTCTGAATATCTTCGATACCCCGATCTTGTTCAGGATACAATTTCATTTTCAGATTTTCAATAGATTTATCCTGAATATAGCTGGAACCTATTTCCCTCTCTGCCTCTTCCGGAATCTCTTCCTCAAGCATACGCATATGCAGTTTTAAGGTGTTTTTCAGTTCCTCTAAAATAATAAACTTTTTCTTCTTTAAAGCTACAATTTCATTGTTTATATCTAATATTTCCTGCTTAGCCCTTTGTTTGATTTTCTCAGCTTCAATTTTAGCACTATCTATTATAGCTTGAGACTCTTTTTGCACACTTTCTTTAATACTGGAGGCACTCTGCTGGGCATTAATTAAAGCACTCCTCAAAGTCTCCTCCATTCTAGAATATTCTTCTAACCTGGCTTGTAGTTTTTCTATTTCTTCCTTATTCTTAATATTCTCATTTAGTACTTCTTCATAGTCTTTAGCAATCCTATCTAAAAAATTATCAACCTCTTCCTCGTTATATCCTCTAAAAGACCTACCAAACTGTTGTTGTTCAATGTCCATTGGAGTAATTCTCATCAATTACCCTCCTTCTCTTTGCAGTCTATTTTTTTATCTCTTATATTCTGCCATTTAACTTATTAATAATATAAATTTACAATAAGTCTTATCAAAGATGTCCTGAGTAAATTAAGCAAAAAAAAGACAATAATAGGTGATAAATCAATCCCCATTCCACCCAATGATATTACTATACGAAAAGGAGCCAAAATCGGCTCAGTAACTTTATAGATAAATCGGACAATGGGATTGGTATGATCAATCTGTACCCAGGATAAAAATATTCTGGCTAAAATAATGTAACTATATATTCTAAATAAATAATTAATTATATTAATAATAAATACCATCTTCTCTTCTTTATTCAGTCCATCTCTTCCTGAGGTGTTATTCTTTGTTTCATTCTTTCCCCGTTAACAATATATACCACTCTCTCTGCTAAATTAGTAGCATGATCACCTATTCTTTCTAGATTATCGGAAATAAAAATAAGGTGAATTCCCCTGCTGATGGTATGAGGATCTTCTAGCATAAAAGTAAGCAACTCTCGAAAAATCTGCTGATTTAACTGATCTACCAACCTATCCTGATCCCAGACCGATTTCGCTAAATCAACCTTCCCACTCAAATAGGCATCAAGACTATCTTTGAGCATACTTTGCGTTATTTCTGCCATCCTGGGAATATCAATTAAGGGTTTGACCAATGGTTTTGAGGACAGATACTGGCTTGCTACTGCAATATTTACTGCTCTATCACCAACTCTCTCTAATTCAGAAATTGCTTTCATTCCACAGGTTATAACACGTAATTTTTTAGATACTGGGTGTTTTAAAGCAATTAATTGTAGGCATTGTTCTTCAATATCCAGCTCCATCTGATCAATCTTTTCATCACTATCAATTACCCGCTGTGCCAGTTGCTGGTCTTGGTTAATCAATGATTGTATGGAGTATTCTAAGGAATTCAATACTAAGCCGAATATTTCTCTTAAACTATCCCGTAACTCTGACAATTCACCATTAAATAATGTTATCAATTCTTTATCTTCATTATTATTTTTATTCATATCACTTTTCTTTCTGTAATTGTATCTAACTTCTAATTGACATCATTCAACTATATAAAATTAGAACTTGCATATACTATAACAAAAAAGAATCCTTTTTTCAATTAATTTAAATCAATAGTATATTCAAGGGGAATCCTTCCCCTTTAGAACTCCTTTAATTAGTATATAGTATACCGTGGTGCGTAGCTCATTACATAGATATAGTATACCGTACTAAGTATATTGTATACTATCAATTTGGTCGTCAGTAGTTGGTAGCTAGTATTTATTATCTGGTATTTGGTTCTTAGAGAAAATGGTTTAAAGTTTTCGGTTTAAATTCCTTGGGTAAAGGTGGATGAGATTACCTCAATGCTTTGCTCCTTATAATGACTGAAAAGGAAAAACCCTTATAATGATCATTTGGTTATGAGTCATGCGTATTGGGTGAATCATAGGTAAGTGTTATAGCCCAAAGAAGATTAACCAAAAGCCAAAAACCTTTCACTATAAACTTCAAGGTCCTTGCGAGCACTGCTTAGGCAGTGCTTAGCAATCTCATACAGTTATTTTCACATAAAAGTTATGCTATAAAAAATTATTTCTTCTCACAATATACTCTCTCTGAAGGGAATAGGTAGGGAATAGGTTATGACAAATAAAGAAAACCAATGACTTAATCAGCTTCTTATTTTTCTCTGTAACCTTTTGTCAATGGTTTTAGGTTCTCATTTCCTTATCGGTTATTTTGACAACTTTAGCTTATTCTATTCTTATTTCTTTGTAATGCCGCTCCACCAAGATAGGCTTCCTGAACTTTTTTGTTATTCTTTAGTTCTGAGCTAGAACCACTTATGGTAATATTCCCGGTTTCCAGTACATAACCTCGGTGAGAAATGGCCAGGGCTTTCCGGGCATTCTGCTCCACCAATAGAATAGCAACTCCTTGTTCATTTATCTCTCTAATAATCTTAAAGATCTGCTTTACCAATATAGGAGCTAAACCCAGAGAAGGTTCATCTAAAAGCAGAAGTTTAGGATCACTCATTAATCCCCTACCAATTGCCAGCATCTGCTGTTCTCCTCCAGACAGAGTACCGGCTAACTGATTTTTCCTCTGTTTCAGAATGGGAAAGAGATTGTAAACCCTTTCTTTTCGTTCTAAAACAAGTTGTCGATTGCTTCGGCGGTTAAAGGCTCCTAAATTTAAATTTTCTTCTACAGAGAGGGTAGCAAATACCCTTCTGCCTTCCGGAACATGTGAAATTCCATCAATAACAATGCGGTAGGCTTCAGTGTTTTTTAATGATTTATTAATAAAAGACATCTCCCCTTTGTGAATAGGTATTAAACCGGATATGGCTCTTAATAATGTGCTTTTACCCGCACCATTTGCTCCTAAAACCGTAACAATCTCACCCGGATTAACCTCCAGGGAAATCCCTTTCAGCGCTTTAATGGAACCATAATTAATATGAAGGTTTTCAATTTTCAATAGATTATCCATCAGGAATAGCCTTCCTCCTCTTCCTCTTTTCCTAAATAAGCTTCAATAACAATGGGATTATTATAAATTTCTTCCGGCTTACCTTCGGCAATTTTTTTACCTTCATCCATTACCGTTACCAAATCAGAAATCCCCATAACTACATTCATATCATGTTCTATTAACAAAATTGTTAAATTATCTCTGAGTAGATTATCTAAAAAACTCATAAGATCTTCAGTTTCTTTATCATTAAGACCACTACTTGGTTCATCTAATATTAATAAATCAGGATCACTTGCTAGAGCTCGAGCAATCTCTAACATTCTCTGGTTACCATAGGCAATATTCTTAGCCAGTTCATGTTTATGATTAGATAAACCCACCTGCTCTAACCTATTCTCAGCAATTTCCATTATTCTCCGTTCTTCTTTAAGCTGAGATGTTGTTCTAAAAATAGAGTGCCACATTCCTGAACTACTTCTGGCATGCTGACCAGCCATAACATTCTCCAGACAGGTCATATTTGGAAACAGCCTGATATTTTGGAAAGTACGGGCAATGCCTTTGAATAATATTTGATGGGGTTTGAGCCCAAACAATCTTTCCCCTTTAAAGAAATATTCACCACCATCCGGTTGATAAATACCGGTAATTACATTAAATACTGTGGTTTTACCAGCACCATTCGGACCAATTATACTGCTGATTTTACCTTTAATGACTTTTAAATCAAACTGGTTCACAGCAATAAGTCCACCGAAACGTTTTGTTAGTTTCTTTGTTTCCAGTATAATATCATTTTTTCCCGTCATCTTTTACCTTTCCCATATCTTTATATTATAATTCACTCTGGTCAGCTCCTATTAAAATTGATGTAGTTTGAATTCTTCCCCTCTGTCTAGGCCACACGCCTCCAGGCCTAAACATCATCATTATAATCATTACTGCTCCAAAGAAAAGCATACGATATTGAGCAAAGGCTTGAAATATCTCAGGGAAAAGAGAAATGGCAGCTGCCCCAATAAATATACCTGGAATGGAACCCATCCCGCCTATTAACACTATGCAAAATAACAAACATGATTCCATAAAGGTAAAACTCTCTGGGGAAACAATCATTAGTTTGGTGGCATAAATACTCCCGGCTACTCCTGCTAAAGCAGCACCTAGTACAAAAGCTAATAATTTGTAATTTCTAACATCAATTCCAGATGCCTCTGCTGCAATTACATCTTCTCGAACATAATTCCATGCTCTGCCGATTCTAGAATTCTGCAGTCTAATTAAAGCCACAACACTGAGTCCAACTACAATCCAAACATAATAATAAAACTTCAGACAATTATCTATTATCAACCAGCTACCTATGGCTGGAAAACAAATTCCGAAAACACCATTTGGACCACCGGTTAAGCCAAAGGGATTATTAAGCAAGGTTAATCGAATAATTTCTCCCATGCCTATAGTAACAATACATAAATAATCCCCCCTTAAATGAATGATGGGAGAACAGACCAGATAAGCAAAAATCGCGGCAGTAATAGCACTAATTGGTAATAATAGCAATACCGGGATTCCAAAACTGGTATTTAAGATAGCGGTAGTATATGCTCCAATAGCAGCAAAGCCCATATGCCCTAAATCAAACAAACCTACCTCTCCCAAAACAATATTTAAACTAAGACCTAATAAGGTATAAATTCCAAAGAAAAAGGCTACATCAATAATATAATCATTTTTTATCACCAGGGGAAATAAAAGAAATGATATTATTACTATAATAACAATCCAATTACTCTTTATATTAAACTTATTTACCTGACTATTTACACTTTTTGCCATCATATATGGTACCTACACCTTCTCAGCAATTTTTTCACCAAGAATACCGGTTGGCCTAAAGATTAATACCAATATTAAGACTAAAAAAACAAATACATCTTTATAAGCGGTTGAAACATAAGTTGAACCAAGCATTTCCAGTACCCCTAGAATTAATCCCCCAATCATTGCTCCAGGAATATTGCCAATACCACCTAAAATTGTAGCAGTAAAAGCTTTTAAACCAAAATTCCAACCCATAATAAAACTAATCTTGCGATAATACATACCTACCATTACACCAGCAGTTCCTCCTAAAGCAGGGCCAAGGGCAAAGATAAAAAAGATGATTAAATTAATGTTTATACCCATTAAAGCAGCCGTCTCCCTGTCTAAGGCTGAAGCTCTGATAGCAGCACCAAAGGTGGTTTTTTGAACAATATAATATAGAATTCCCATTAACAGAAAAGAGAGAAGCAAAATAATTATTTGTAATATATTAATTCTAAAACCAGCAATATTTAATATGTATCCTGGAATAACCTCAGAGGTATAAGCCTGTGGACGTGGCCCCCAAATAACCATAATGGCATTTTGAATAAAAATTGAGGCACCTAAGGCCGATACCACTGCTGGTAATCTGCCAGCTGGGTATATGGGGCGATAGGCAATTCTTTCCACCACTATACCTAAAATACCGGTTCCGATTGCGGCTATTAACATAGCCGCAATCATACCGCCCCATACGCCTAAGGTAGAAGTAACATAGGATATCCCCATTACTAATAAAGTGTATCCCAAATAGGAACCAAAGGTAAAGAAATCACCATGGGCAAAATTAATTAATTTCATCACTCCATAAACCATTGAATAGCCCATAGCAATCAAGGAATAAAATGATCCAATGGTTAATCCATTTAATAGCTGTTCAATAATTATTTTCATAGAGCAAACCTTCTACCTCAAAAAAATGATTCATTATATTTTCACTATTGAGTAGTTTCCGTCAGTATTAACAACATAGAGATTGATTCCGGTGCCAACTCGATCGCCTTTTTCGTCAAATCCGATTGGTCCGGTAATGCTGGGGAATTCTGTCATTTCATTCTTCAAGTAATTCACCAATGCCTCAGAATCGGTAGAACCGCTCTTATCAATTGCTTCTGCCAACACCATTAAAGCATCAGCAGCATAAACAGGCCAAGGACTGGAAGGTAAGCTGCCATATGCCTCTTGATATTTGGCTTTAAATTCCATAGCTTCTGGATTGGTGAAATATTCTATTAAGGCTTCCTGAGTCATATAACATCCGGCAGCGTATTCTAAACCTGCTATTCTTATGAAATCTTCATTAATGGCAGCATCTCCTCCTACAAAGACAGCATCAATACCAATTTCTCTAGCCTGTCTTATAATGAGACCTGCTTCGGGGAAATATCCTGTGAAATAAAAGACTTCCGGATTTGTTTCTCTCAACTTGGTTAAGGGAACTGTATAATCAGATTCTCCAGGAGTAATAGCATCAAAGTAAACTACATCAATATTACCAACTGCTAGTGCAGCATTTCGTGCCTCTTCTGCTAAACCCAAAGCGAAGGAGGTATTATCATGCATAATTGCCACTCTTTTGGCTTTAAAATAAGGCACCACTTCCTCAGCAAAGAATATCCCTTGTGTATCTGTTCTGCCACAGGTACGGAAGAAATATTGTAGTCCTCTTTCTGATAAATGAGTAACAGTTGCTCCATAGGCAATATTGACCTTCTTAAATTTTTCATAAATATCTGAAGCAGGCTGCGTTACAGAAGAACCATAAGTAGCAATAGCTGCCACTACTTCCTTCATGGAAACCAATTTCATAGCTGCCAATGCTCCTGCTCTCGGTTGACAGGCGTCATCCACTACTTCAATCTTAATCATCCTACCACCTAAAACACCGCCTTTTTCGTTAACCATCTTAGCTGCAGTCTCTACACTTTGTTTAGCCATTTCTCCTTCAATGGCTTCGGCACCGGTAAGGGGTCCCTGTAATCCAATCACTACCGGTGGTTGTTGCGCCAAAACATTAATGGAAAAACATACGCTTAAAATCATCACAATAGTTAAAATATGTTTCATTCTATTCATAATCTCCTCCTTTAAACTTATTTCTAAAGTGATATAAGCTCAAATTTCACTTAATTCTTTAGGTTAGCATCACCTCCTATTTTAATAGTTGAGACAAAATATCTGGATTTGACTTAATAGTTGTCTCATTTTAGGATAATCACACATCATATATTAAGACTTTCAGCAGAAAATAACAATTTTGACTATGTTATTTTTTATAGCTACATCAAACTTCAATTTATATATGATTCACACCACTGATGGTTCTAAGATTAACTCTCCCCGTTCAAATCGAGTAATACTTAACTTTTCTATGGGTAGCAAGGTACGGCCTTCCATAATATATGCTGCTAACATCCTTCCGGTAATAGGAGCAAGCATAAATCCATGACCACTAAAACCTACAGACATATAATACCCTTTTAATTGTGGGTGTTCACCTAGAATTGGCTGTGAATCAGGACTCATAGTATAAGAACCTGACCATTGTCTGACTACCCGCACGCTACTTAAAACAGGAATTAAATTGATCATCTTCCTCGCCATTTTAACAGCAAATTGCCAGCTAGTTCCCAGGTTATGACCTATAATTTCATTCTCTGGATCACCATAACCTCCAATAATGCTGCCATGCGGAAGTTGCTGAAAATAATAATTACGAGAAAAAGACATTAGCATTGGTTCCCATAATGGCTCAATGGGTTCAGTAACCATTATCTGATGTCTTTGAGCATATACTGGTATTTTAATACCGGCAATTTCGCCCACTTCTCGGGCATACCCTCCTGCTGCATTAACTACTGTATCGGTCAATATACTCCCTTGATTAGTTATAACTGCATGAATCTTTTGTCCTTTAGTTACTATTTTT from Atribacterota bacterium includes:
- a CDS encoding branched-chain amino acid ABC transporter permease, whose protein sequence is MMAKSVNSQVNKFNIKSNWIVIIVIISFLLFPLVIKNDYIIDVAFFFGIYTLLGLSLNIVLGEVGLFDLGHMGFAAIGAYTTAILNTSFGIPVLLLLPISAITAAIFAYLVCSPIIHLRGDYLCIVTIGMGEIIRLTLLNNPFGLTGGPNGVFGICFPAIGSWLIIDNCLKFYYYVWIVVGLSVVALIRLQNSRIGRAWNYVREDVIAAEASGIDVRNYKLLAFVLGAALAGVAGSIYATKLMIVSPESFTFMESCLLFCIVLIGGMGSIPGIFIGAAAISLFPEIFQAFAQYRMLFFGAVMIIMMMFRPGGVWPRQRGRIQTTSILIGADQSEL
- a CDS encoding FAD-binding oxidoreductase, translating into MSDRADIVIIGGGVQGCSIAYNLAKKGQKNIVILEKDTVANGSSGRCGAGFRQQFGTEMNCILARDSVKIFEQLSDELGYDIELNQKGYLIIAYTEKEVNQFQKNIQLENSLNIPARLITPGEAKEIVPALNIKDMLAATYCPTDGNVNPLLTTFAYAEAARRLGVKLYQFTGAQKIVTKGQKIHAVITNQGSILTDTVVNAAGGYAREVGEIAGIKIPVYAQRHQIMVTEPIEPLWEPMLMSFSRNYYFQQLPHGSIIGGYGDPENEIIGHNLGTSWQFAVKMARKMINLIPVLSSVRVVRQWSGSYTMSPDSQPILGEHPQLKGYYMSVGFSGHGFMLAPITGRMLAAYIMEGRTLLPIEKLSITRFERGELILEPSVV
- the phoU gene encoding phosphate signaling complex protein PhoU translates to MNKNNNEDKELITLFNGELSELRDSLREIFGLVLNSLEYSIQSLINQDQQLAQRVIDSDEKIDQMELDIEEQCLQLIALKHPVSKKLRVITCGMKAISELERVGDRAVNIAVASQYLSSKPLVKPLIDIPRMAEITQSMLKDSLDAYLSGKVDLAKSVWDQDRLVDQLNQQIFRELLTFMLEDPHTISRGIHLIFISDNLERIGDHATNLAERVVYIVNGERMKQRITPQEEMD
- a CDS encoding ABC transporter ATP-binding protein, giving the protein MTGKNDIILETKKLTKRFGGLIAVNQFDLKVIKGKISSIIGPNGAGKTTVFNVITGIYQPDGGEYFFKGERLFGLKPHQILFKGIARTFQNIRLFPNMTCLENVMAGQHARSSSGMWHSIFRTTSQLKEERRIMEIAENRLEQVGLSNHKHELAKNIAYGNQRMLEIARALASDPDLLILDEPSSGLNDKETEDLMSFLDNLLRDNLTILLIEHDMNVVMGISDLVTVMDEGKKIAEGKPEEIYNNPIVIEAYLGKEEEEEGYS
- a CDS encoding branched-chain amino acid ABC transporter substrate-binding protein, translated to MNRMKHILTIVMILSVCFSINVLAQQPPVVIGLQGPLTGAEAIEGEMAKQSVETAAKMVNEKGGVLGGRMIKIEVVDDACQPRAGALAAMKLVSMKEVVAAIATYGSSVTQPASDIYEKFKKVNIAYGATVTHLSERGLQYFFRTCGRTDTQGIFFAEEVVPYFKAKRVAIMHDNTSFALGLAEEARNAALAVGNIDVVYFDAITPGESDYTVPLTKLRETNPEVFYFTGYFPEAGLIIRQAREIGIDAVFVGGDAAINEDFIRIAGLEYAAGCYMTQEALIEYFTNPEAMEFKAKYQEAYGSLPSSPWPVYAADALMVLAEAIDKSGSTDSEALVNYLKNEMTEFPSITGPIGFDEKGDRVGTGINLYVVNTDGNYSIVKI
- a CDS encoding DivIVA domain-containing protein, with amino-acid sequence MRITPMDIEQQQFGRSFRGYNEEEVDNFLDRIAKDYEEVLNENIKNKEEIEKLQARLEEYSRMEETLRSALINAQQSASSIKESVQKESQAIIDSAKIEAEKIKQRAKQEILDINNEIVALKKKKFIILEELKNTLKLHMRMLEEEIPEEAEREIGSSYIQDKSIENLKMKLYPEQDRGIEDIQNKNID
- a CDS encoding ABC transporter ATP-binding protein; this encodes MDNLLKIENLHINYGSIKALKGISLEVNPGEIVTVLGANGAGKSTLLRAISGLIPIHKGEMSFINKSLKNTEAYRIVIDGISHVPEGRRVFATLSVEENLNLGAFNRRSNRQLVLERKERVYNLFPILKQRKNQLAGTLSGGEQQMLAIGRGLMSDPKLLLLDEPSLGLAPILVKQIFKIIREINEQGVAILLVEQNARKALAISHRGYVLETGNITISGSSSELKNNKKVQEAYLGGAALQRNKNRIS
- a CDS encoding branched-chain amino acid ABC transporter permease → MKIIIEQLLNGLTIGSFYSLIAMGYSMVYGVMKLINFAHGDFFTFGSYLGYTLLVMGISYVTSTLGVWGGMIAAMLIAAIGTGILGIVVERIAYRPIYPAGRLPAVVSALGASIFIQNAIMVIWGPRPQAYTSEVIPGYILNIAGFRINILQIIILLLSFLLMGILYYIVQKTTFGAAIRASALDRETAALMGININLIIFFIFALGPALGGTAGVMVGMYYRKISFIMGWNFGLKAFTATILGGIGNIPGAMIGGLILGVLEMLGSTYVSTAYKDVFVFLVLILVLIFRPTGILGEKIAEKV
- a CDS encoding YggT family protein, whose amino-acid sequence is MVFIINIINYLFRIYSYIILARIFLSWVQIDHTNPIVRFIYKVTEPILAPFRIVISLGGMGIDLSPIIVFFLLNLLRTSLIRLIVNLYY